AGATATCTGTATTCAGTGATATCAACACTCTTACCACAACCGATAAGAACCAGAAAAAATACCGCCAATAATAGCCTACTCACTTCACGATTACCTTTAATTTCCCATCAGAATAAGCCGCCATACAGAGACCAGATAACGTAATCTCATCTCCACCAAACATCCCTATTTTTAGTCCAACGTAATTGTTGTACATATCCATTATGAATTCATCCTCTGGGTTTCCATTCCATAGCTCGTGCGCCTCAAGAAATGATCGAGCTAATGAGTATCCGATATTTGCCGATAAAAGAGCTGAAAAGTAGCAATGGCGAAAGCTATCACTCGCGTCATTATGCCCATTATGGCCAAATC
This genomic interval from Ketobacter sp. MCCC 1A13808 contains the following:
- a CDS encoding DUF6973 domain-containing protein, with product MEYSTARKKYDKLNWREKLVISSSPWIADDIEYFASTATTETINRFGHNGHNDASDSFRHCYFSALLSANIGYSLARSFLEAHELWNGNPEDEFIMDMYNNYVGLKIGMFGGDEITLSGLCMAAYSDGKLKVIVK